Proteins encoded in a region of the Pseudomonas syringae KCTC 12500 genome:
- a CDS encoding pirin family protein — translation MLTLRKASDRGAADHGWLKSFHTFSFAGYRNPQEQGFSDLLVINDDRVSAGKGFGQHPHRDMEIFSYVLEGALEHKDTLGTGSVIRPGDVQLMSAGTGVAHSEFNHSHTEGVHFLQIWIVPNVAGAAPNYQEKHFSPEQKRGRLQLIISPEGENGALKVRQDARVYAGLFDGDETATLELAANRYAYVHVARGSVVLNGEQLGEGDGVRVRDEQTLSLSAGVDAEVLVFDMRPNELPQMP, via the coding sequence ATGCTGACTCTTCGCAAAGCCTCTGATCGTGGTGCAGCCGACCATGGCTGGTTGAAATCCTTTCACACCTTTTCCTTTGCCGGCTATCGCAACCCGCAGGAACAGGGATTTTCCGACCTGCTGGTGATCAACGACGACCGTGTCAGTGCAGGCAAAGGCTTCGGCCAGCATCCTCATCGGGACATGGAGATCTTTTCCTATGTGCTGGAAGGCGCGCTGGAACACAAGGATACGCTGGGCACCGGCTCGGTGATTCGCCCTGGTGACGTGCAATTGATGAGCGCCGGTACCGGTGTGGCGCACAGCGAGTTCAACCACTCGCACACCGAGGGCGTGCATTTTCTGCAGATATGGATCGTGCCGAATGTTGCAGGCGCGGCGCCCAACTACCAGGAAAAGCATTTCAGCCCCGAGCAGAAACGCGGTCGCTTGCAGTTGATCATTTCGCCGGAAGGCGAGAACGGTGCGCTCAAGGTGCGCCAAGACGCTCGCGTGTATGCCGGCCTGTTCGATGGCGATGAAACCGCCACCCTGGAGCTGGCAGCCAACCGCTATGCCTACGTGCACGTTGCCCGTGGCAGCGTGGTGCTCAATGGCGAGCAACTGGGTGAAGGGGATGGCGTGCGTGTACGCGACGAACAGACGCTGAGCCTGAGCGCAGGGGTTGACGCAGAGGTGTTGGTGTTCGACATGCGGCCAAATGAATTGCCGCAGATGCCTTGA
- the htpX gene encoding protease HtpX, whose amino-acid sequence MMRILLFLATNLAVVLIASITLSLFGFNGFMAANGVDLNLNQLLVFCAVFGFAGSLFSLFISKWMAKMSTGTQIISQPRTRHEQWLLQTVEQLSRDAGIKMPEVGIFPAYEANAFATGWNKNDALVAVSQGLLERFSPDEVKAVLAHEIGHVANGDMVTLALVQGVVNTFVMFFARIIGNFVDKVIFKTENGQGIAYYITTIFAELVLGFLASAIVMWFSRKREFRADDAGARLAGTSAMIGALQRLRSEQGVPVNMPDSLTAFGINAGLKKGLAGLFMSHPPLEQRIEALRRRG is encoded by the coding sequence ATGATGCGCATTTTGCTGTTTTTGGCCACTAACCTTGCGGTCGTGCTGATTGCCAGCATCACCCTGAGCCTTTTTGGCTTCAATGGGTTCATGGCGGCCAACGGGGTTGATCTGAACCTCAATCAGCTGCTGGTTTTCTGCGCTGTGTTCGGTTTCGCGGGCTCGCTGTTCTCGCTGTTCATCTCCAAGTGGATGGCGAAGATGAGCACCGGTACTCAGATCATCAGCCAGCCTCGCACTCGCCATGAGCAATGGTTGCTGCAGACCGTTGAACAACTGTCCCGCGACGCGGGCATCAAGATGCCGGAAGTCGGTATTTTCCCGGCGTACGAAGCCAACGCGTTTGCCACGGGCTGGAACAAGAACGATGCCCTGGTTGCGGTCAGCCAGGGCCTGCTCGAGCGCTTTTCGCCGGATGAGGTGAAAGCCGTACTGGCTCACGAGATCGGCCACGTTGCCAACGGCGACATGGTGACGCTGGCGCTGGTGCAGGGCGTGGTGAACACCTTCGTGATGTTCTTCGCCCGCATCATCGGTAATTTCGTCGACAAGGTGATCTTCAAGACTGAAAACGGTCAGGGCATCGCTTACTACATCACGACGATCTTCGCCGAGCTGGTACTGGGCTTTCTGGCCAGCGCCATCGTCATGTGGTTCTCGCGCAAACGCGAATTCCGCGCTGACGATGCCGGTGCACGACTGGCGGGTACGAGTGCAATGATCGGCGCGCTGCAACGCTTGCGTTCCGAACAGGGCGTCCCGGTGAACATGCCTGACAGCCTGACCGCCTTCGGTATCAATGCCGGTCTCAAGAAGGGCCTCGCCGGCCTGTTCATGAGCCACCCGCCGCTGGAGCAACGCATCGAGGCCCTGCGCCGTCGCGGTTGA
- a CDS encoding pyridoxal phosphate-dependent aminotransferase, giving the protein MQFNKSNKLANVCYDIRGPVLKHAKRLEEEGHRILKLNIGNPAPFGFEAPDEILQDVIRNLPTAQGYSDSKGLFSARKAVMQYYQQKQVEGVGIEDIYLGNGVSELIVMSMQALLNNGDEVLVPAPDYPLWTAAVALSGGSPVHYLCDEQANWWPDLEDIKAKITPNTKAMVIINPNNPTGAVYSREVLLGMLELARQHNLVVFSDEIYDKILYDDAVHICTASLAPDLLCLTFNGLSKSYRVAGFRSGWIAISGPKHNAQSYIEGIDILANMRLCANVPSQHAIQTALGGYQSINDLILPPGRLLEQRNRTWELLNDIPGVSCVKPMGALYAFPRIDPKVCPILNDEKFVLDLLLSEKLLVVQGTAFNWPYPDHFRVVTLPRVDELEQAIGRIGNFLKGYRQ; this is encoded by the coding sequence ATGCAGTTCAACAAATCGAACAAGCTCGCAAACGTCTGCTATGACATTCGCGGGCCGGTGCTCAAGCACGCCAAACGCCTGGAAGAGGAAGGCCATCGCATCCTCAAGCTGAACATCGGCAACCCGGCACCGTTTGGTTTCGAGGCGCCGGACGAAATTCTGCAGGACGTGATCCGCAACTTGCCGACTGCGCAGGGCTACAGCGACTCCAAGGGCCTGTTCAGCGCCCGCAAGGCGGTGATGCAGTATTACCAGCAGAAGCAGGTCGAAGGTGTCGGCATCGAAGACATCTACCTGGGCAACGGCGTGTCCGAGCTGATCGTGATGTCGATGCAGGCGTTGCTCAACAATGGCGACGAAGTGCTGGTTCCGGCCCCCGACTACCCGCTGTGGACCGCTGCTGTCGCCTTGTCCGGTGGCAGCCCGGTGCATTACCTGTGCGACGAGCAGGCCAACTGGTGGCCTGATCTTGAAGACATCAAGGCCAAGATCACCCCGAACACCAAGGCCATGGTCATCATCAACCCGAACAACCCGACAGGTGCGGTGTACTCGCGCGAAGTACTGCTGGGCATGCTGGAACTGGCCCGCCAGCATAATCTGGTGGTGTTCTCCGACGAAATCTACGACAAGATCCTGTATGACGACGCAGTGCACATCTGCACCGCCTCGCTGGCGCCGGACCTGCTGTGCCTGACCTTCAACGGCCTGTCCAAGTCGTATCGGGTTGCGGGCTTCCGTTCCGGCTGGATCGCCATTTCCGGGCCGAAACACAACGCGCAGAGCTACATCGAAGGCATCGACATTCTGGCCAACATGCGCCTGTGTGCCAACGTGCCGAGCCAGCACGCCATCCAGACCGCGCTGGGCGGCTATCAGAGCATCAACGACCTGATTCTTCCCCCTGGCCGTCTGCTGGAACAGCGCAACCGCACCTGGGAGCTGCTCAACGACATTCCCGGTGTCAGCTGCGTGAAGCCGATGGGCGCGCTGTATGCGTTCCCGCGCATTGACCCGAAGGTCTGCCCGATCCTTAACGACGAGAAGTTCGTCCTCGACCTGCTGCTTTCCGAGAAGCTGCTGGTGGTCCAGGGCACAGCGTTCAACTGGCCATACCCTGACCACTTCCGCGTCGTGACCCTGCCCCGCGTCGATGAGCTGGAGCAGGCCATTGGCCGCATCGGTAACTTCCTCAAGGGTTATCGGCAGTAA
- a CDS encoding GAF domain-containing protein, with protein MIDLQNTGAGLDGYGLLAAQLEALLADERDFIANAAQFSAFLYTQLDDLNWAGFYLNRNEELVLGPFQGQIACVRIPFGRGVCGTAAQSRQTQRVQNVHEFPGHIACDSASNSELVVPLIKEGRLIGVLDLDSPSVGRFNEEDQAGIERLAAIFLASTDC; from the coding sequence ATGATTGATTTGCAAAATACCGGCGCGGGCCTGGACGGCTACGGCCTGCTGGCCGCACAACTTGAGGCACTGCTGGCCGATGAGCGCGATTTCATCGCCAATGCGGCGCAGTTTTCGGCGTTTCTCTACACCCAGCTCGATGATCTGAACTGGGCGGGTTTTTACCTCAATCGTAACGAAGAACTGGTGCTGGGGCCGTTTCAAGGGCAGATCGCCTGTGTACGCATCCCTTTCGGCCGCGGCGTTTGCGGGACGGCCGCGCAGAGTCGGCAAACCCAGCGCGTTCAGAACGTTCACGAATTTCCCGGGCACATTGCCTGCGACAGTGCATCGAACAGCGAGTTGGTAGTGCCATTGATCAAGGAAGGGCGTCTGATCGGTGTGCTGGACCTGGACAGTCCGAGTGTGGGGCGTTTCAACGAGGAGGATCAGGCAGGGATCGAGCGTCTTGCGGCTATCTTTCTGGCATCGACCGACTGCTGA
- a CDS encoding ATP-binding protein, which yields MDSRLDAFLQRADAVLARLEPLLPALREPVDWSQALAARWVQEGRSGYLMPLQVSLDTRLTDLIGVDLQRDQLGRNTRQFIEGLPANHALLWGSRGTGKSSLIRALLAEYAPAGLRLIEIERDHLGDLPRVVEQLHKLPQRFVLFCDDLSFESGEGDYRVLKSVLDGSLEQAPDNVLLYATSNRRHLVPEKESDNVDWKHVDGELHPSEAVEDKIALSDRFGLWLSFYPFTQEHYLNVVEHWITQLAQKAGLQWQRDENLEKAAIRWATARGNRNGRCAYQFARYWVGLELLEQHT from the coding sequence GTGGATTCTCGGTTGGATGCTTTTCTGCAGCGCGCCGACGCCGTGCTGGCCCGACTGGAGCCCTTGCTGCCAGCGCTGCGCGAGCCGGTCGACTGGTCGCAGGCTCTCGCCGCGCGCTGGGTGCAAGAAGGGCGCAGCGGTTACCTGATGCCGTTGCAAGTAAGCCTGGATACACGCCTGACCGATCTGATCGGCGTCGACCTGCAGCGCGATCAATTGGGGCGCAATACCCGCCAGTTTATCGAAGGACTGCCTGCCAACCACGCTTTGCTCTGGGGTTCGCGCGGCACCGGCAAGTCATCCTTGATCCGCGCGCTGCTGGCCGAGTACGCCCCGGCCGGGCTGCGTCTGATCGAGATCGAACGCGATCACCTGGGCGACTTGCCGCGTGTGGTCGAACAACTGCACAAGCTGCCGCAGCGTTTCGTATTGTTCTGCGATGACCTGTCGTTCGAGTCGGGCGAGGGTGATTATCGCGTGCTGAAGAGTGTGCTCGACGGCTCGCTGGAGCAGGCGCCTGACAACGTGCTGCTGTATGCAACCTCCAATCGTCGTCATCTGGTGCCCGAGAAGGAAAGTGACAACGTTGACTGGAAACACGTTGACGGCGAACTGCATCCCAGTGAGGCCGTCGAAGACAAGATCGCCTTGTCTGACCGGTTCGGGCTATGGCTGTCGTTCTATCCGTTCACTCAGGAACATTATCTGAACGTGGTCGAACACTGGATCACGCAATTGGCGCAAAAAGCCGGATTGCAGTGGCAGCGTGACGAAAACCTGGAAAAAGCCGCGATTCGCTGGGCAACCGCGCGTGGCAATCGCAATGGCCGCTGCGCCTATCAATTTGCACGTTACTGGGTAGGACTTGAATTGTTGGAGCAACACACATGA
- the msrB gene encoding peptide-methionine (R)-S-oxide reductase MsrB codes for MDKLEKTLEEWKQMLDPEQYNVCRLKGTERPFSGKYNGTKTDGIYECICCHEPLFDSTTKFDSGCGWPSFYAPLEGSAVIEVRDMSHGMIRTEVVCAKCDAHLGHVFPDGPPPTGLRYCINSVCLDLVPRA; via the coding sequence GTGGACAAGTTGGAAAAAACGCTGGAAGAGTGGAAGCAGATGCTCGACCCGGAGCAGTACAACGTCTGTCGTCTGAAAGGCACCGAGCGGCCGTTCTCCGGCAAGTACAACGGGACAAAGACAGACGGTATCTACGAATGCATCTGCTGCCATGAGCCGCTGTTCGATTCCACCACCAAGTTCGATTCAGGCTGCGGCTGGCCCAGCTTCTATGCGCCGCTCGAGGGCAGTGCAGTGATCGAGGTTCGCGATATGAGCCACGGCATGATTCGTACTGAAGTGGTCTGCGCCAAATGTGATGCGCACCTGGGCCACGTGTTCCCGGATGGACCGCCACCTACCGGACTGCGTTATTGCATCAATTCGGTATGCCTGGATCTGGTGCCGCGCGCCTGA
- a CDS encoding hybrid sensor histidine kinase/response regulator, with the protein MDISLKNRLSFKQARLAVLIGFVLGTLLSLFQIAIDYASEDASINREIKSLLEIIQNPASRIAYNIDSELAQELTLGLLRSPAVVSARLTDNNDAVLSSVERPMATGRYRVLSDWLFGESRQFQEKLHLNHLPNETIGTLYLTVDTFAFGSHFLQRAEITLLNGFVRSLALAGILTILFYATLTKPLVRVIRELSSRDPRNPDQGKITCPPYHAQDEIGVLVETFNRQFETMSSEFSRRRAAEDRLTDHLNELENIVSARTNELKASNLRLRESNEELQIARSTALDMAHARSAFLAHMSHEIRTPLNGLLGMLALSLDSPLGAEQRQQLMIAHDSGKVLVELLNDILDMSKFDAGHLEIERIPFDLGMLIEDTANLLSQNAAPSVELTCLIAPDFPAMVTGDPTRVRQIVSNLLSNALKFTRFGRVDVRLTHHRDASSGENRVRIEVRDTGIGIAQDAQTRIFQPFTQAETAITRQYGGTGLGLALTNNLCEAMNGTLSIQSQSGFGSQFCAELPLPVHVPAVTQTPLKGRVTVVSSAGSGLVELLGSLLPFWGVDLKRRSIDDRPEAVDLDGSPDLVITDCPECLFAIRPTTPVPILLVTAYGNFMPGEQVAALAPLQQQARPLARNALYHTLRRILGQEETGLKDTQALEHTAPRLARVLLVEDNPVNQLVAKGILGKLGCEVIISSHGGEALEQLEQGHFDLVLMDCNMPVMDGYEASRQIRSSGRWPNLPIVALTANAMPDERERCKAAGMNDYLAKPFRRAELVSILDQWIPITGID; encoded by the coding sequence ATGGATATATCGCTCAAAAACAGGCTGTCGTTCAAGCAGGCACGCCTGGCTGTATTGATCGGCTTCGTGCTGGGGACCTTGCTGAGCCTGTTTCAGATTGCGATCGATTATGCCAGCGAAGACGCTTCCATCAATCGAGAAATCAAGTCGCTGCTGGAAATCATCCAGAACCCGGCATCGCGCATCGCCTACAACATCGACTCCGAGCTGGCCCAGGAACTCACACTCGGCCTGCTGCGCTCCCCTGCCGTGGTCAGCGCAAGGCTTACCGACAACAACGACGCCGTGCTCTCCAGCGTCGAGCGCCCAATGGCCACCGGGCGCTATCGGGTGTTGAGTGACTGGCTATTCGGCGAAAGCCGGCAGTTTCAGGAAAAGCTGCACCTCAATCACCTGCCCAATGAAACCATCGGCACACTGTACCTGACCGTGGACACCTTCGCGTTCGGCAGCCATTTTCTGCAACGCGCTGAAATCACCCTGCTCAACGGCTTCGTCCGCAGCCTGGCGCTGGCCGGGATTCTGACCATCCTGTTTTACGCGACCCTGACCAAGCCGCTGGTGAGAGTGATCCGCGAATTGAGCAGTCGCGATCCGCGTAACCCTGACCAAGGCAAAATCACCTGCCCGCCCTACCATGCCCAGGATGAAATCGGTGTGCTGGTCGAGACGTTCAACCGTCAGTTTGAAACCATGAGCAGCGAGTTTTCCAGGCGCCGCGCGGCCGAGGACCGGCTGACCGACCACCTCAACGAACTGGAAAACATCGTCTCGGCGCGCACCAACGAGCTCAAGGCCAGCAACCTGCGCCTGCGCGAGTCCAATGAGGAACTGCAGATAGCACGCAGCACGGCGCTGGACATGGCCCATGCGCGCTCGGCGTTTCTGGCGCACATGAGCCATGAGATTCGTACACCGCTCAACGGTCTGCTGGGCATGCTGGCGCTGTCGCTGGACAGTCCGCTGGGTGCCGAACAACGCCAGCAGCTAATGATCGCCCACGACTCCGGCAAGGTGCTGGTCGAGCTGCTCAACGATATTCTCGACATGTCCAAGTTCGATGCCGGCCACCTGGAGATCGAGCGTATTCCTTTCGACCTGGGGATGTTGATCGAGGACACCGCCAATCTGCTGTCGCAGAACGCAGCCCCCAGCGTGGAGCTGACCTGCCTGATCGCGCCGGACTTCCCGGCCATGGTCACCGGCGATCCGACCAGGGTGCGTCAGATCGTCAGCAATCTGCTGTCCAACGCCCTCAAGTTCACCCGTTTCGGGCGCGTGGATGTGCGTCTGACTCATCATCGGGACGCCAGCTCCGGTGAAAACCGCGTGCGCATCGAAGTCCGCGATACCGGCATCGGCATTGCGCAGGACGCCCAGACCAGAATCTTCCAGCCGTTCACCCAGGCTGAAACCGCCATCACCCGCCAGTACGGCGGCACCGGGCTGGGCCTGGCGCTGACCAACAACCTCTGCGAGGCCATGAATGGCACGTTGAGCATCCAGTCGCAGTCCGGTTTCGGCAGCCAGTTCTGCGCCGAGCTGCCGCTGCCGGTCCACGTGCCTGCGGTCACTCAGACCCCGCTCAAGGGCCGTGTGACGGTGGTCAGCTCGGCAGGCAGCGGCCTGGTGGAGCTGCTTGGCAGCCTGCTGCCGTTCTGGGGGGTCGACCTCAAGCGACGCAGCATCGACGACCGCCCGGAAGCAGTGGACCTCGACGGCAGTCCTGATCTGGTGATTACCGACTGCCCCGAGTGCCTGTTTGCCATTCGCCCCACGACGCCCGTGCCGATCCTGCTGGTGACCGCCTATGGCAACTTCATGCCTGGCGAACAGGTTGCCGCCCTGGCCCCGCTGCAACAGCAGGCCCGGCCACTGGCGCGCAATGCGCTTTACCACACGCTGCGGCGCATACTGGGTCAGGAAGAGACAGGCCTCAAGGACACGCAGGCGCTCGAACACACTGCGCCACGTCTGGCGCGGGTGTTACTGGTCGAGGACAACCCGGTCAATCAGCTGGTCGCTAAGGGCATCCTCGGCAAGCTGGGTTGCGAAGTGATCATCAGCAGCCATGGCGGCGAGGCCCTGGAACAGCTGGAACAAGGCCATTTCGACCTGGTATTGATGGACTGCAACATGCCGGTCATGGACGGCTATGAAGCCAGCCGCCAGATCCGCAGCAGTGGCCGCTGGCCGAACCTGCCGATCGTTGCCCTTACCGCCAATGCCATGCCCGATGAACGCGAGCGCTGCAAGGCGGCAGGCATGAATGACTATCTGGCCAAGCCGTTCCGGCGTGCCGAACTGGTCAGCATTCTGGATCAGTGGATACCCATTACCGGTATCGACTGA
- a CDS encoding thiopurine S-methyltransferase: MQADFWLQRWSAGQIGFHQSEVNKDLQQYWSSLNVVPGARVLVPLCGKSQDMSWLSGQGYHVVGAELSEAAVERYFTERGEQPHITSQGDFKAYAAPGIEIWCGDFFALTVRDIGHCAAFYDRAAMIALPADMRERYVQHLEALMPQTCSGLLITLEYDQALLEGPPFSVPQTWLHRVMSGNWEVTKVGGQDTLHSSAKGLKAGLERMDEHVYVLERV, from the coding sequence ATGCAGGCGGATTTTTGGCTGCAGCGCTGGAGTGCCGGGCAGATCGGCTTTCACCAGTCAGAGGTCAATAAGGACCTGCAACAATATTGGTCCTCGCTGAATGTTGTTCCGGGAGCGCGGGTTCTGGTGCCGTTATGTGGCAAGAGCCAGGACATGAGCTGGCTGAGCGGGCAGGGGTATCACGTGGTGGGCGCCGAGCTGTCCGAGGCGGCGGTAGAGCGCTATTTCACCGAGCGTGGTGAGCAGCCGCACATCACGTCGCAGGGCGACTTCAAGGCCTACGCAGCGCCGGGTATCGAAATCTGGTGCGGTGATTTCTTCGCGCTGACTGTGCGCGATATCGGTCATTGCGCGGCGTTTTACGACCGCGCCGCGATGATCGCCCTGCCAGCGGACATGCGTGAACGCTATGTGCAGCACCTTGAAGCGCTGATGCCGCAGACGTGCAGCGGTTTACTGATTACCCTGGAATACGACCAGGCCCTGCTGGAAGGCCCGCCATTCTCCGTCCCGCAAACATGGCTGCACAGGGTCATGTCAGGGAACTGGGAGGTCACCAAGGTTGGTGGGCAGGATACGCTGCACAGCAGTGCCAAGGGGTTGAAGGCCGGATTGGAGCGTATGGATGAGCACGTTTATGTGTTGGAGCGTGTGTAA
- a CDS encoding glutathione peroxidase: protein MSENLLSIPVTTIKGEQKTLADFSGKALLVVNTASKCGFTPQYKGLEKLWQDYRDQGLVVLGFPCNQFGKQEPGDEGAISGFCELNYGVSFPLFKKIDVNGEQAHPLFVQLKQQAPGLLGTERIKWNFTKFLIGQDGRLVKRFAPLTKPEELTGEIEALLR, encoded by the coding sequence ATGAGTGAAAACCTGCTGAGCATCCCGGTCACGACGATCAAGGGCGAACAGAAAACCCTCGCTGATTTTTCCGGCAAGGCGTTGCTGGTGGTCAACACGGCCAGCAAATGTGGCTTCACCCCTCAATACAAGGGGCTGGAGAAGCTCTGGCAGGATTACCGGGATCAGGGGTTGGTGGTGCTGGGCTTTCCCTGCAACCAGTTCGGCAAGCAGGAACCAGGCGACGAGGGGGCGATTTCCGGCTTTTGCGAGCTGAACTATGGCGTCAGCTTCCCGCTGTTCAAGAAGATCGATGTGAACGGCGAGCAGGCCCATCCGCTGTTCGTGCAGCTCAAGCAGCAGGCTCCGGGGTTGCTGGGTACGGAGCGCATCAAGTGGAATTTCACCAAGTTCCTGATTGGCCAGGATGGTCGGCTGGTCAAGCGTTTCGCGCCATTGACCAAGCCTGAGGAACTGACGGGCGAGATCGAGGCGCTGCTGCGCTGA